TAAATACTACCTCGAAAATTGGATGCAGATGGAATGTCTAAAACATATGAATTCTGAAGTGGCGGCTATTCCATCGACTCGAGGAATAGTACCGGATGGATATGTTCGGGATTTTCGTTCAAAAAAGCGGGCCGATATGGAGTTAATGATAAAAAATATTCGAATGCGGAAAGATGCAAAGGAAGTTTTCGTTACCTTAAAACGTCAAATCATGTTTTATGATTTTTTCACTAAACTGGGGGTCCGGAAACATACCCATTCGTCAATATGGGCACCATTTCTTGTTTCTCGTTTCAGTAAATATTTGGATTGGATGGATAGTTAACCTGAGGTGGTCTCGGAAAATCGGACAGGTTGTACAGAGACAGTAATCGGCTGACAGTCACCGCTCCGGGGTCAAGAAGGTTAAGAGGACACCCCAGTCAGCGAACTTGTATCGTTTGCAACGCACTCACGTCAGTTCCTCGCTAAAAAATCGCCACCCGCAATCCGCCGTAGCCCGTTCACCGGCCGGTGATACACGTAGATCCACGCCGACAGGAAACCGCCATCCGGGCGGCGCACCGCGTGGCGTTCCCTGACAAATTCGGTCGGGACCGGAAATCCGGGGCCGCAGTTCTCGAAACGGTCCAGCGGCGGCAGGGTCAGGCGCGGCGCGCGCAGCCGGTACACGTCGCCCCGTACGCCGTCCGTGGCGTTGTCCGAGGCCACGGCGCCGGGATACCAGCCGATCCGGTACAACCGGCCCTGCCAGACCGCCGGGCCCAGCGGCGTCGCGTGGCGCGCGAGTATCCGGTGAATCGGATGCCCGGCGCCCCGGCGCAGCGATCCGTATACAAACAGGTGTTCAGCCATCGTTGCGGCCCCACGGCGAAATAGGGACGGCAGGCCAAGCTGCCC
The Alphaproteobacteria bacterium genome window above contains:
- a CDS encoding gamma-glutamylcyclotransferase family protein, yielding MAEHLFVYGSLRRGAGHPIHRILARHATPLGPAVWQGRLYRIGWYPGAVASDNATDGVRGDVYRLRAPRLTLPPLDRFENCGPGFPVPTEFVRERHAVRRPDGGFLSAWIYVYHRPVNGLRRIAGGDFLARN